Proteins from a single region of Shinella zoogloeoides:
- the mnmA gene encoding tRNA 2-thiouridine(34) synthase MnmA produces the protein MNSLDFDRKPEDTRVVVAMSGGVDSSVVAGILKREGYDVLGITLQLYDHGAAVHRAGSCCAGQDIDDARRVCETLGIPHYVLDYEKRFRETVINPFAESYIAGETPIPCVACNQTVKFADLLATARELGADALATGHYIRSRANPVPDAPHRRALYRPVDAERDQSYFLFATTQEQIDYLRFPLGHLSKAETRALAEEMGLVVAKKADSQDICFVPQGKYSDIVNKLKPNAALAGEIVHIDGRVLGRHEGILHYTIGQRRGIGIATGEPLYVVYLDARSRRVIVGPKEALETRRLYLRDINWLGDGDLETVAAAGFDCYAKVRSTRPPRPARLQASEAGIYVELAEGEPGVAPGQACALYSGEGEDARIYGGGFILRSEREAAAEDALKRILATPAAA, from the coding sequence GTGAACAGTCTCGATTTCGATCGCAAGCCCGAAGATACGCGCGTCGTCGTCGCCATGTCCGGCGGCGTCGACAGTTCGGTCGTGGCCGGCATCCTGAAACGCGAAGGCTATGACGTCCTCGGCATCACGCTGCAGCTCTACGATCATGGCGCCGCCGTACACCGGGCCGGCTCCTGCTGCGCGGGCCAGGATATCGACGACGCGCGCCGGGTCTGCGAAACCCTCGGCATCCCGCATTACGTTCTCGACTATGAGAAGCGTTTTCGCGAGACGGTGATCAACCCCTTCGCCGAAAGCTATATCGCCGGCGAGACGCCGATCCCCTGCGTGGCCTGCAACCAGACCGTCAAGTTCGCCGATCTTCTGGCCACCGCCCGGGAACTCGGCGCGGACGCGCTGGCGACCGGCCACTATATCCGCTCGCGCGCCAACCCGGTGCCGGATGCGCCGCACCGCCGCGCGCTCTATCGCCCGGTCGATGCCGAGCGCGACCAGAGCTACTTCCTCTTCGCGACGACACAGGAGCAGATCGACTACCTGCGTTTCCCGCTCGGCCATCTCTCCAAGGCCGAGACGCGTGCGCTTGCCGAGGAGATGGGCCTCGTCGTCGCCAAGAAGGCGGACAGCCAGGACATCTGCTTCGTGCCGCAGGGCAAATATTCGGATATCGTCAACAAGCTGAAGCCGAATGCGGCGCTTGCCGGCGAAATCGTGCATATCGACGGCCGCGTGCTCGGCCGTCACGAGGGCATCCTGCATTACACGATCGGCCAGCGCCGCGGCATCGGCATCGCCACGGGTGAACCGCTCTATGTCGTCTATCTCGACGCCCGCTCGCGCCGCGTCATCGTCGGCCCGAAGGAAGCGCTGGAAACCCGCCGCCTCTACCTGCGCGACATCAACTGGCTGGGCGACGGCGATCTTGAAACCGTCGCTGCCGCCGGTTTCGACTGCTACGCCAAGGTGCGCTCCACCCGCCCGCCGCGTCCCGCGCGCCTTCAGGCGAGCGAGGCCGGCATCTATGTGGAGCTTGCGGAGGGCGAGCCCGGCGTCGCGCCCGGCCAGGCCTGCGCGCTCTATTCCGGCGAGGGCGAGGACGCCCGCATCTACGGCGGCGGCTTCATCCTGCGCTCCGAGCGGGAAGCGGCGGCCGAGGACGCCCTGAAGCGCATCCTCGCCACCCCGGCCGCGGCCTGA
- a CDS encoding recombinase family protein, with protein sequence MQNDRSAEDQIDYCKDFAKSRGYEIVGTYADKAVSGASIHGRYNLQQMLQDAQAGKFSIIIVEALDRLSRDIADMTLMYRQLGFLNIRLISVNEGEANLISVSLHGLQAQMFREGNVLKIRRGMGGLIKQGLSAGGKAYGYRPVKKLDAKGELIRGELEIVPEEAAVVQRIFEDYAAGTSPKEISHQLTREGVPAPRGSDWSPSAIYGWASRGSGILRNSIYVGHLVWNKNKMIKNPDTGKRVSRQNPPEDWKHAHLPELRIISDELFERVQAQLAERSQVAKEGRIGANNRPKRLLSGLLKCAACGRGMSVYGHDKSGRVRVRCSKHNNSRTCPDPKTFYLEDIENLLINSLAHELATPERIRLYAERYIESRYKDERDSHRRRADIERRLSQIEIENKKLVNLMLQDGADTKALGAKTKENAEERDRLELELSRLPQPSNIVLHPTAITSFAKRLMTKSSNPYRSNRAKLEIALTEMDEMGGLGPVLRELIHSVTVYDDGDYIGINVQGHLTPFLQEDGKPLKDMGAVAMVAEEGFEPPTQGL encoded by the coding sequence ATGCAGAACGATAGGTCCGCCGAGGACCAAATCGACTATTGCAAAGATTTCGCGAAAAGTCGCGGCTATGAGATTGTTGGCACCTACGCCGACAAGGCTGTTTCCGGCGCTTCGATCCATGGTCGCTATAATTTGCAGCAGATGCTTCAGGACGCCCAAGCGGGCAAGTTCAGCATCATCATCGTTGAAGCTCTCGACCGCCTGTCACGCGACATTGCCGACATGACGCTCATGTACAGGCAGCTTGGTTTTTTGAACATCCGCCTTATCTCCGTGAACGAAGGTGAGGCGAACCTCATCAGCGTCTCGCTGCACGGCCTTCAAGCCCAGATGTTCCGCGAAGGGAATGTGCTCAAGATCAGACGAGGCATGGGTGGCTTGATAAAACAGGGCTTGTCCGCAGGCGGCAAGGCATACGGATACAGGCCAGTGAAGAAGCTCGACGCCAAGGGCGAACTGATCCGAGGAGAGCTCGAAATCGTTCCAGAGGAAGCGGCAGTCGTCCAACGCATCTTTGAGGATTATGCCGCTGGCACCTCCCCGAAGGAGATCAGCCATCAGTTGACGCGGGAGGGCGTTCCGGCACCACGGGGCTCGGACTGGTCCCCATCAGCGATTTACGGCTGGGCTAGCCGAGGTTCAGGCATCCTTCGTAATTCCATCTATGTCGGGCATCTTGTCTGGAACAAGAACAAGATGATCAAGAACCCAGACACCGGCAAACGAGTATCCCGCCAGAACCCGCCCGAGGACTGGAAGCACGCTCACCTCCCGGAGCTTCGCATCATCTCGGACGAGCTATTCGAGCGTGTACAGGCCCAGCTCGCCGAGCGGTCTCAAGTGGCGAAGGAAGGTCGCATCGGCGCAAACAACCGTCCCAAGCGCCTTCTGTCCGGCCTTCTGAAATGCGCTGCCTGCGGTCGGGGAATGTCCGTCTATGGCCACGATAAATCAGGTAGAGTTCGGGTGCGATGCTCAAAGCACAATAATAGCCGGACCTGCCCCGACCCGAAGACCTTCTATTTGGAGGACATCGAGAACTTGCTCATCAACTCGCTGGCTCACGAGCTTGCCACGCCTGAGCGCATTCGACTTTACGCTGAACGGTACATCGAAAGCAGGTACAAGGACGAGCGAGACAGCCACCGTAGGCGGGCAGACATAGAGCGCCGCCTGTCCCAGATCGAAATCGAGAACAAGAAGCTGGTGAACCTCATGCTTCAAGACGGCGCGGACACTAAGGCGCTGGGGGCGAAAACGAAGGAGAATGCCGAGGAACGAGACCGGCTCGAACTGGAACTGTCCCGGCTCCCGCAGCCCAGCAACATCGTCCTGCACCCGACCGCAATCACGAGCTTCGCCAAGCGGCTCATGACGAAAAGCTCGAACCCCTATCGCTCGAACCGTGCGAAGCTCGAAATCGCTCTGACCGAGATGGACGAAATGGGTGGGCTTGGTCCGGTGCTACGCGAGCTTATTCACTCGGTCACGGTCTATGACGATGGTGATTATATCGGGATCAATGTGCAAGGCCACCTAACACCGTTCTTGCAGGAAGACGGGAAACCCCTAAAGGACATGGGTGCTGTGGCGATGGTAGCGGAGGAGGGATTCGAACCCCCGACACAAGGATTATGA